In the genome of Arachis stenosperma cultivar V10309 chromosome 6, arast.V10309.gnm1.PFL2, whole genome shotgun sequence, the window CTTCATAAAGACTGAGGGTCTATTATTAAGGACCTTCTAATTCATACAAGCTCAGTAATTGACATTGAAGAAATGGTTAGAAaagggaaaataaaaatatatgattgttGTTACTCTTCATGTAAAATCCACTTACCGCTCTTCCAAACTTAGAAACATCTGCAACCTTGGCCTTTTGTTGAGTCGGAAAGCCTACATCAAGAGAATACTAGATCAAGAATCCAGTCAACAAAGAATCATCACTCTTAGCGACTGTTTAGAATTTACCATCAAAGAGATTATATATGATATGCCTTAAGTCATAATGGAAACAGATTTTTAAGTGTATAGTTCACATGAAAAACACTTCTGCTCTTAAAAACCAATACCGTTCTTGATCTTAGGCAAGCTCAGCAATATGAATCAATTGATACAATTGAGCAACACCAAAAAATGAACAAGAATTCTGGAAATGCATGCCCTACCTTCCCTTCCCAATGTCAGGTTATAACTATAAATCTTCTCTATTTAGTGCAGGTTTTAAAGGGTTATTACATTGATGGAAGGAATCATCAATAACTCAAAGATTCTATAATATGCTCTTACCAGTAAATATCGCTATACCATCTGCTGATACCCTTGCCAAATCAGGAAGTGTTTTATTGAGGTATCTGGGAGATAAGTAATCCAGAGCATCTGAAACGACTACAAGTGAGAAAGATTTTGGCCTGTATGGAAGAGGAAATTTGATATCTGCCACACGCACACTGCCTCTACGGATAAGTGTTTTGCAATTACTATCGGCATCCTCTATATCATACGGTTCAATACCCCAAGCTTCAGTTTCCTCCTGCCTTAACAATTTGGAGACCACAAAACAACTATCAGGTCCAACATGCAAAACTTTATGCATGCTGTCTCCATATGCTTTCTGTAAAATAGGAATGGCTTGTTGGAC includes:
- the LOC130932835 gene encoding probable pectin methylesterase CGR3; this encodes MSRRPVNPSRRFGDSGGGLFSSSKSRSSSILPIGLVVLGGLFFIVYMHKGSGGSGGHLDSVSRIEGDYLCSGEVQQAIPILQKAYGDSMHKVLHVGPDSCFVVSKLLRQEETEAWGIEPYDIEDADSNCKTLIRRGSVRVADIKFPLPYRPKSFSLVVVSDALDYLSPRYLNKTLPDLARVSADGIAIFTGFPTQQKAKVADVSKFGRAAKMRSSSWWTKFFAQINLEENESASKKFEQASTKGSYEPKCQIFHLKSLP